tgtcagtgaggacatagtaatcccataaagactgtcagtgaggacatagtaatcccataaagactgtcagtgaggacatagtaatcccataaagactgtcagtgaggacatagtaatcccataaagactgtcagtgaggacatagtaatcccataaagactactaacctgtcagtgaggacatagtaatcccataaagactgtcagtgaggacatagtaatcccataaagactactaacctgtcagtgagacatagtaatcccataaagactactaacctgtcagtgaggacatagtaatcccataaagactactaacctgtcagtgaggacatagtaatcccataaagactactaacctgtcagtgaggacatagtaatcccataaagactgtcagtgaggacatagtaatcccataaagactactatcctgtcagtgaggacatagtaatcccataaagactgtcagtgaggacatagtaatcccataaagactactatcctgtcagtgaggacatagtaatcccataaagactgtcagtgaggacatagtaatcccataaagactactaacctgtcagtgaggacatagtaatcccataaagactactaacctgtcagtgaggacatagtaatcccataaagactgtcagtgaggacatagtaatcccataaagactactaacctgtcagtgaggacatagtaatcccataaagactactaacctgtcagtgaggacatagtaatcccataaagactactaacctgtcagtgaggacatagtaatcccataaagactgtcagtgaggacatagtaatcccataaagactgtcagtgaggacatagtaatcccataaagactgtcagtgaggacatagtaatcccataaagactgtcagtgaggacatagtaatcccataaagactgtcagtgaggacatagtaatcccataaagactactatcctgtcagtgaggacatagtaatcccataaagactgtcagtgaggacatagtaataccataaagactactaacctgtcagtgaggacatagtaatcccataaagactgtcagtgaggacatagtaatcccataaagactactaacctgtcagtgaggacatagtaatcccataaagacagtcagtgaggacatagtaatcccataaagactgtcagtgaggacatagtaatcccataaagactgtcagtgaggacatagtaatcccataaagactgtcagtgaggacatagtaatcccataaagactgtcagtgaggacatagtaatcccataaagactactatcctgtcagtgaggacatagtaatcccataaagactgtcagtgaggacatagtaataccataaagactactaacctgtcagtgaggacatagtaatcccataaagactgtcagtgaggacatagtaataccataaagactactaacctgtcagtgaggacatagtaatctcataaagactactaacctgtcagtgaggacatagtaatcccataaagactactaacctgtcagtgagaacatagtaatcccataaagactactaacctgtcagtgaggacatagtaatcccataaagactactaacctgtcagtgaggacatagtaatcccataaagactactaacctgtcagtgaggacatagtaatcccataaagactactaacctgtcagtgaggacatagtaatcccataaagactactaacctgtcagtgaggacatagtaatcccataaagactactaacctgtcagtgaggacatagtaatcccataaagacagtcagtgaggacatagtaatcccataaagactgtcagtgaggacatagtaatcccataaagactgtcagtgaggacatagtaatcccataaagactgtcagtgaggacatagtaatcccataaagactgtcagtgaggacatagtaataccataaagactgtcagtgaggacatagtaatcccataaagactgtcagtgaggacatagtaatcccataaagactgtcagtgaggacatagtaatcccataaagactgtcagtgaggacatagtaatcccataaagactgtcagtgaggacatagtaatcccataaagactgtcagtgaggacatagtaatcccataaagactgtcagtgaggacatagtaataccataaagactactaacctgtcagtgaggacatagtaatcccataaagactgtcagtgaggacatagtaataccataaagactactaacctgtcagtgaggacatagtaatcccataaagactactaacctgtcagtgaggacatagtaatcccataaagactactaacctgtcagtgaggacatagtaatcccataaagactactaacctgtcagtgaggacatagtaatcccataaagactactaacctgtcagtgaggacatagtaatcccataaagactactaacctgtcagtgaggacatagtaatcccataaagactactaacctgtcagtgaggacatagtaatcccataaagactactaacctgtcagtgaggacatagtaatcccataaagactactaacctgtcagtgaggacatagtaatcccataaagacagtcagtgaggacatagtaatcccataaagactgtcagtgaggacatagtaatcccataaagactgtcagtgaggacatagtaatcccataaagactgtcagtgaggacatagtaatcccataaagactactaacctgtcagtgaggacatagtaatcccataaagactactaacctgtcagtgagaacatagtaatcccataaagactactaacctgtcagtgaggacatagtaatcccataaagactgtcagtgaggacatagtaatcccataaagactactaacctgtcagtgaggacatagtaatcccataaagactgtcagtgaggacatagtaatcccataaagactgtcagtgaggacacagtaatcccataaagactactaACCTGCCAGTGAGCACTTTGGCCAGGAACATGGAGTGGATCCCTTTAGGAGAGCGCTTGGAGAAGTTATGGGAGTAGACGGCCTTGCGGGCGAAGTAGGATCCTTGTCCGAACATGGTGGCGTGTTTGCCACTGACACGCGGGTCAAAGTTGTGTTTGCAGATGCCCTCTACCACCTCAGTGGAGGTGCCGTGGAACAGGTGACGCTCGCTCAGCATCCTGTCCATCTCCGAGAGACGACGAGACATGTACTCCTTCTTCCTGTTAGGGggagcggaggggggggggggtgatgtctTTAGGTCTAGTAATTGAATGTTTACACTTTGAACAGGATACAGTGAAACAGATTGAAGGTTTTACTCTATAGTCCAGTCTATATGATTCACTGCTTCTACCAAGTAGGAAACactcacacccacccacaccaccAATCAACACCTTCTCACTAGGTGACTCATCCTCACCTTCTGCCGTATCTATGACAACCGGATGTATAGTGAACCTGTGTAATAACGGTATGGTAACTCACCTCTTGTATTTCTCCCATAGGAAGGGATTCTGGACGCGGAGGATCTTAAGGATGCGGAACTTGGTTTCAGACACCGTCTTGTGGAAGAGGGTGTAGACGGTCCGATAACTCCGGTCGTCACAGGATACCGGAACCTGCAGGAAGTCCTGGCTGGTTGTCATGGGTAACCAGGTCTCTGGGAATACGCTGGGAGTGTTGgtggaggacggagagagaggcagagaaagggacagatccacagtggaggagggggaaaaggaggagaggcCCCCAAGAGTCCtacaaaagagagggagaaacagatttaatcctagtaaaaattcccttttttaggtcagttaggatcaccactttgttttaagaatgtgtgctgtcagaataatagtatagagaatgatttatttcagattttatttcttccatcacattcccagtgggtcagaagtttacatagactcaattagtatttgatagcattttATTTAAATTgtttacttgggtcaaacgtgtcgggtagccttccaagcttcccacaataagttggctgaattttggcccattcctcctgacagagctggtgtaactgagtcgggttgTAGGCCTCATGATCGCACACGCTTTTTAAGTTCTGCTCATACAttttatataggattgaggtcagtgctttgtgatggccactccaataccttgactttgttgtctttaagccatttttgacacaactttgggaagtattcttggggtcattgtccatttggaagacccatttgcgaccaagcttcaacttcccgactgatgtcttgagatattgcttcaatatatacacatcatTTTTCCTaactcatgatgacatctattttgtgaagtgcaccagtcctctgcagcaaagcagccccacaacatgatgctgccaccacgtcTTTTCACGGTTGGGATACTGTTATTttgcttgcaagccttcccctttgtcctccaaacataagtggccattatggccaaacagtttttaatttttgtttcatcagaccagagtgagacatttctccaaaacgtacaatctttgtccccatgtgcagttgcaaactgtagtctggctttttatggcggttttggagcagtggcttcttccttgctgagcgaccttttcAGGTTGGTGTCGATatagactcgttttactgtggatatagatacttttgcctgtttcctccagcatcttcacaaggtcctttgctgctgttctgggatgtAGTATGttcgtctctaggagacagaacgcgtctccttcctgagcggtatgacggctgtgtggtcccatggtgtttatacttttgaacagatgaacgtggtaccttcaggcttttggaatttgctcccaacgatgaaccagacttatggaggtctacactgatttcttttgattttcccgacttcaagcaaggaggcactgagtttgaaggtaggccttgaaatacatcaacaggtacacctccaattgactcaaatgacatCAATTAgcgtatcagaagcttctaaagccatgacattttctggaattttccaagctgtttaaaggcacagtcaacttagtgtatgtaaacttctgacccactggaattgt
The sequence above is a segment of the Oncorhynchus gorbuscha isolate QuinsamMale2020 ecotype Even-year unplaced genomic scaffold, OgorEven_v1.0 Un_scaffold_12424, whole genome shotgun sequence genome. Coding sequences within it:
- the LOC124030533 gene encoding protein mono-ADP-ribosyltransferase TIPARP-like, whose product is MTTSQDFLQVPVSCDDRSYRTVYTLFHKTVSETKFRILKILRVQNPFLWEKYKRKKEYMSRRLSEMDRMLSERHLFHGTSTEVVEGICKHNFDPRVSGKHATMFGQGSYFARKAVYSHNFSKRSPKGIHSMFLAKVLTGRLVVFMGLLCPH